The Sagittula stellata E-37 sequence GACTATTGGCGCCGCCCGGAAATCTGCCGTAAGGTGATCTGACCGATCACCCAGCCAGCGCCCGCGAGGACCGCAAGCCAGGCCATTTCAGACAATGAGGGGCACCATGAAGGGCGACGAAAAAGTCATCGAATATCTCAATGCGGCACTGCGCAGCGAACTGACCGCGGTCAGCCAGTACTGGCTGCACTACCGGCTTCAGGAAGACTGGGGCTTTGGCCGCGTGGCCGCCAAATCGCGCGCGGAAAGCATCGAAGAAATGCACCACGCCGACAAGCTGATCGACCGGATCATCTTCCTCGGTGGCCATCCGAACCTGCAAAAGCTCGACCCGCTGCGCATCGGCGAGACCCTGCGCGAAACGCTCGAGGCCGACCTCGCCGGCGAATACGACGCGCGCACCCTGTACATCGAGGCGCGCCAGCACTGCGATTCGGTGGGCGACTACGTGTCGAAGAACCTGTTCGAAGAACTGATCGCCGACGAGGAAGGGCACATCGACTTCCTTGAAACGCAGCTCGATCTGGAAAAGACCCTCGGCGCCACGGCCTACGGCCAGCTCAACGCCAAGCCGACCGACGATATCTGAGGAACGGCCAGCCCGGGGCGGGCGATTCGGGGGCGCGACGCGCGCCACCGTTGCGCCGGGCGGCATTCGCGCAAAGATATTAATAACCGGCCGGTTCAAGGGGTCGAACCGGCCGGGACTCACCCCAACAAATGGTTAACGTGGTAGGATGAACGCAGCGGACGCTGCATTCACAGTCACGGTTTCCTGCCCCATCGGTAGCGCCCGAGACGCCCATCACACTCTATGCATGTAAAGGTCAAGCCGACGTTTACACTGGCACGCAACGCACGGTGCCCGGGATCGGGCACGTTCAGCCGACCGCGTCATGCTCAGCGGCTGGTTTCCCGCTCCAGCCTCTGACGCGCGATCAGCTCGTTGCGCTCTGCCTTGCGGTCGGCGGTCAGGGCCGCCTCCACGTAATCCAGGTGCTGCTCCACCGCAGCGCGCGCGGCTTCCGCATCGCGGATCTGAAGTGCGGCGTTGATGGCCCGGTGCTGCTCCAGCAGGCTTTCGCGCGTGGTGCGCTGCTTGAACATGATCTGGCGGTTGTAGAACACGCCCTCGCGCAGCAACTGATACATGCTGCGCATCATGTGAAGCATGATAACGTTATGGGAAGCCTCGATAATTGCGAGGTGGAAGTCGGCGTCCAGCCGAGCTTCCTCTGCCGGGTTGCGCTTGCCGTGGGCCGCTTCCATCTTGGTCATCAACTCGTCGATGACCTTCAGGTCGGTTTCGGTGCCGTTTTCCGCCGCGCGCTGCGCCGCCAGACCCTCCATATCGCGCCGGAAGGACAGGTAGTCAAAGACCGCCTCGTCGTGGTTGGCGAACAACCCCACCAGCGCCTCCGAAAACGCGGAGCCCAGAACGTCGGTCACGAAGATGCCCGCGCCAGCCCGGCTTTCCAGCAGGCCACGGGCATGGAGTTCGGCCACCGCCTCGCGCAGGGACGGGCGAGAAACCCCAAGCTTTTCAGACAGTTCGCGTTCCGAGGGCAGGCGCTCTCCGGGCCGCAGGATGCCGCGCAGGATCAGTTTCTCGATCTGCCGCACGACCGTTGCCGCCAGTTTCTCCGGTTGGACTTTCTCGAAGGGCATGGGACCTCGCTTTGGTCTGTTCGTCTTACCAAAGCCGAAGTCACACAGGGAAGCCCCATCCGTCGGCGCTTGTAAACAATTACCCGAAATGCGGCGCATTACGGCCTTAATCCTCAACAGAATGGTTCGGGACACCGCACCACAGAGGCCCCCATGCTGACCGCACTGATTGCTACCCTCCTTGGCACCATGACGCTTGCCGCCGTCGCCCAGCCGGGCGACCTGACAGAGGGCGACGACACACCCGACCTGCCGCTCGACCAGCCGGACGCGGCATCCGGCGACATTGTCCAGGCGGGGCTCTGGTCCGACCAGGTGGATGGCACCGCACAGGACGACTGGCTGGCCGGTGGACGGAGCTGCGATACACTGGAAGGTCACGAAGGTAACGACACCCTTTACGGAGAGCGCGGCCGCGACCTCCTCGAAGGCGGCACCGGCAACGATTTCCTAAACGGCAACGCCTGGCACGACGCACTGGACGGCGGCGCGGGTGACGACACGCTCCTTGGCGACACGGGCAAGGACACGCTCCTCGGCGGCGAGGGCGACGACGAGATGTCCGGGGGCGAGTGGGACGACCTGCTGATCGGCGGCGCAGGCAGCGATGCTATGACAGGCGACGGTGGGGACGATCTGATGTACGCGCATGTTCCCGGGCCTTCGGGCGACGACATGACGGCGCGGGCGTTCCATGAATCTCTTGAGCATGTCTTTGACCACAGGGCAGAGTTCGATGCGCTCTCCGAGCAGGACCAGCAGGCAGCGGCGGAAACCCTGTTCGACGAGATGCTGCAACGCTATCCCGGCGCCCCGGCGGGCGCGGACGGGGCCGACACTCTGGACGGCGGGGCGGGCGACGACACGCTGCACGCCGGTGACGGCGACGAGATGATCGGCGGTGCGGGGGACGACGACTTCGTGGTGTCCGACTGGACGGCGCAGAGCGGTGGGACAGGCGCGCTTATTGACGACTTCGGCCTGGGTGACGATGAACTGATCGTGGAGTACGACGCTTCGACCGGGGCGGCGGCTCCTGAAATCGCGGTGACCACGTTCGCGAACGGAGACCAGGTTGTCACGGCTGACGGCCTGACAGTTGCAACCCTGCTGTCGCCAGCGCAAATGCTGGATGCGTCGGACGTCCTTGTGGTGGGCGTAATGGTCTGAGCCGCTTGGCCAGGGGGCCCTCGGCCTGTTGGTCGCCGCTATGCGCCGCCTTTGCCCCTCAGGTAACTACCAGCGGTCAAGCGCCGCCTCGTCCTCGTCCCGAGCGGCGACCCAGCCCGTTTCGTCGCCCACGAATTCCTTTTTCCAGAAGGGCGCGCGCGATTTGAGGTAGTCCATCAGGTATTCGGCCGCCTCGAAGGCGTCCTTGCGATGGCGCGCGGCGGTGGCGACCATCATGATCTGCTCGCCGGCTTCCATCCGCCCGTAGCGGTGGATAACCAGCGCATCGCCGAGGGACCAGCGGTCCATGGCCTCGGCGGCGATCTTTTCCAGCGCTTTCTCTGTCATGCCTGGATAGTGTTCGATCTCCATCGCGTTCAGCCCGCCGTCCACATCGCGGACGACGCCGGTAAACGTCACGATGGCGCCCATGTCGTGGCGTCCGGCGGCGAACCCCGCCGCCTCGGCGCCGAAGTCGAAAGGCGCGTCCTGAACGACGATCCGCATCAGCCGCCCGTCATCGGCGGGAAGAAGGCCACTTCGCGCACACCGGCAAGGGGGGCATCGAATTCCGTCAGCTCCTGGTCGACGGCCACGCGCAGGGCCGAGATGTCCTCGAAGGCTGCGGCGTAGCGTTCTTCGCGGGCGCGCAGTTCCGTCACGAGGTCCATGACCGTCGCCGCGCCGGTGTCCACCGTTTCCTTGGCCAGTCCGATCCGTTCGCGGACCCAAGCGAAATAGAGTACCTGCATCACGTCTCCTCCTTGAGGTGCGGGATCGCCTTTCGGAAATAGTCGAGCCCGGTGATGAGCGTCAACGCCGCCGCCAGCCACAACAATGCGATCCCTGCGAGACCGGACCAGACCATGCCGTGCTGCTTCCAGCGCAGGCCCATCAGGTCTTCTGCCGTGCCATCGAGGATATTGCCCACGATTTCGTCGTTCATACCCATGGATGACATCACCACATAGTGCTCGAACACGCCTTGGCTGAACAACACCGCGATGGCGACCATCTGGACCGTCGTCTTCCACTTCGCCAGCTTGGTCACTTTGAGCGTGCCCGATACGTCGCCGAGGAACTCCCGCAGACCGGAAACGAATACCTCGCGGAACAGGATAACCGTGGCGGGCAGGACAAGCCACGGCGTCCAGGACGAATACCCGACGATCACCATGAGGGCGATCACCACCATGGCCTTGTCGGCGATCGGATCCAGCATCGCGCCGATCTTGGTTTCTTGGCTCCAGGCGCGGGCAAGGTGGCCGTCGAAGAAGTCCGTGATGGCCGCGCCCAGGAAGAGGATCAGTGCAAGCCAGTCCGCGAGCGGCCGCGCGAAATACAGAAACATCAGTGCCACGCCGGGGGCGGCAAGCAGGCGCAGGGCCGTCAGGATATTGGGCAAGGTCCATTTCATCGCAGCATTCCTAGCTGGTTCGAACCGGCGGGGGAAGGGGCCTCGCCTTAGTGGCAATTCGCATCTCGCGGTCACATAGCGTATCGCGTTCGCCTTTCCCGCGACCTGCGATGAAACGCCGCCCGGGCAGTGGCAGCCCGAGCGGTCAGCCCCTCTGGCGGATGCGCTCGATCAGCCGGGCGCGCGCTTCGGGCACCGGTTTGTCGCCCATTTGCGGTGCCAGCCGGTGTTCGAGGAAATAGCCTGTGGTGCCAAGTGCCGTGGCGACCTCGGGGTTGTCGGCGGCCCCTCGGCCCAGCATCACCTCGGGCAAAGGCAGCAGGTGATGGACCCAGTTGCCTGCGCCTTCGGCCGTCACCGCGCGCCCGCTCTTTGGTGAGACGTAGACCAGCCCCTCGGTCCGTCCGGTGACCGCGCAGCACGACAGGTCGAGGGCAAATCCCATCTCCTCCAGCAGCGCCATCTCCCACCGCAGGTAGGCGAGCGGCCAGAGATCGGGCTGGTCGAGCAGGTCCAGAAGCTGTTCGCTGAAGGTGTAGAGGTCAGGATGCGGGACCCGCTCGGGCAGGCAGAACCTGAGCAGCGCCACCACCGCATTCAAACCGGCCAGCGCCAGCCGGTCCCCCAGCGCCTGCGCGGCACGGGAGCGTTGCGGCTCGACCGTGAAAGCACCCATGTGATCTTCGAGACGCGCCCGCCAGCTCAGGTCCAGTTGCGCGCCGGGTTGCAGGTGCGGTGCCATCTTGCGCGAGGTGCCGCCCCTCAGGACGCCGGAATGACGGCCGCGTTCGGGGGTGAACACGTCGAGGATCAGCGAGGTCTCGCCGTGCCGCCGCGTCGCCAGCAGTATCCCGGTGTCCCGCCATTCCATGCCGCGACATTGGCGCTGTGGCCGGGCGGGGGCAAGGGTTTCTCAACCCCGCTGTGTCACAACGCCCCGACCTTCAGAAGGAGGACGGGATGCGGCGATACCTGTGGATTCTGGTCATGGTGCTGACAGCGGACGGGGCCGCCGCGCAGGCGATTTCCATGGATGCGCGCGGCGCGCTTTTCGCCGATCGCGGGCCGATGTTCGGCGGGGCGGCGGGCGCTGTTGTGCCTGTGGTCCGCGACCGGCAGGCGCAGGTGATCCAGGTCAGCACCGGCGGCGAAGGCGGCACCAACGGGGCGGCGGCGAGCCTGTTTGCCGGGCGGGCGGCGGCCTCCTTCTTTGCGCCGTGGCCCAGTCGGGGGGCACCGGTGGTCGACCGGATCGGACCTCGGTCCGGCGGGCCGGTCGCACAGCTTCGGGACCTGATCGCCACGGCAGAGGCGGGGCGCGCGGGCTATGATGCCGTGCAGCACGGGGCGCGGATCAAGCCGCCCCTGCCGCCCACCCGAATGACCCTGTCGGAGATCTACGCCTGGATCGACGCGACACCCGGTCAGCCCCATGCCATCGGACGCTACCAGATCATACCGTCCACCCTTCAAGGCCTTGTCCGCAAAGCGAAATACGGCCCGAACACCCGATTTACTCCGGCGGTGCAGGACAGCCTGGCCGACATCCTGCTGGAGGAGGCGGGCCTGACCGCCTTCCGTGAAGGGGTGATGACGCGCACCGCCTTCATGAACAATATCGCCAAGATCTGGGCCGGGCTGCCGAACTCTTCGGGCCGCTCGCATTATCATGGCTACGCGGGCAACAAGGCGACGATGACCTGGGCGCATTTCGAGTCTCAGATGGCGCGGATCTTCCCTGGCTGAGGGACGTGCCCGGTGCCTGCCAAGGGCGCGCGGGACTGTAGGGCGGGGCTGTGCGCCGCCCCGCGCTCAGGCCAGCCCGTCCTGATCCAGCAGGTGGCGTCCGGCACGGTCCTCGACCTCGATCACCCAGAGGTCCGGGTCGAAGCCGCGCTGGCGGGAGATGGCCGCGTCGACCTCGCGTTCGTCGCCTCCGGCGAGGTCCGACCAGACCCGTTCGCCGGTCGCCAGATCGAACCCTCGGGTGAAGGCGCGGGCCTTGCCGTCGAGTGTCGAGAGCTTGACCAGAACGGCCCCGGCGGTGTCGTCGCCATGCGCCACGACGAAGGCCGGGATGTCGTGCAACCGCAGCCGCGCCAGGTAGGCGTCGACCCAGAAACGGGCGGTCAGGCGGGTCATCGCAACTCCGGTTAATGCGCTGTTCAGGTCGGTTGACGAAAGGTTGAACCCCAATGAAACAAGGGGTCCTGTCTGCGCGGGTCGCTCAGGAATTGCCGTCCTTGAAGTCGAGCCCCATTTCCGAGTAACGCTCGGCCTCTTCCAGCCAGTTTTCGCGCACCTTCACCTGCAGGAACAGGTGCACCTTGCGGCCCAGGAATTCGGTCAGTTCTTCGCGCGCGGCCTTCGAGATCGCCTTGATCGTTTCGCCCTTGTGGCCCAGCACGATGCCCTTGTGACCGTCGCGGGCGACGTAGATCACCTGGTCGATCCGTGCCGTGCCGTCCTCGCGTTCCGTCCAGTGCTCCGTCTCAACCGTCAGCTGGTAGGGCAGTTCCTGGTGCAGGCGAAGCGTCAATTTCTCGCGCGTCATTTCCGCCGCGATCATGCGCATTGGCAGGTCGGCGATCTGGTCTTCGGGGTAGAGCCACGGGCCTTCCGGCACCTCGGCGGCCAGCCATTCCCGCAGGTCGTCCACGCCGTAGCCGCGTTCGGCGGAGATCATGAAGGTCTTCTCGAAGGCGTGGATTTCATTCAGCTCTTGCGACAGCGCCAGCAGTTCCTCGGCCTTCACGCGGTCGATCTTGTTGATCGCCAGCGCCACGCGGCGGCCGCGCGGCAGTTCCGCCAGCCCTTCGAGGATGCGGTCCACGCCCGGTGTCTTGCCGCGATGCGCCTCGACCAGCAGGACCACGATGTCGGCATCGGCGGCCCCGCCCCAGGCGGCTGCGACCATCGCCCGGTCCAGCCTGCGGCGCGGCTGGAACAGCCCCGGCGTATCGACAAAGATCAACTGGCTGTCGCCCTCCATCGCCACGCCGCGAATGCGTGCACGGGTGGTCTGGACCTTGTGCGTCACGATGGACACCTTGGCCCCGACCATGCGGTTGGTGAGGGTGGATTTGCCCGCGTTGGGCTCTCCGATCAGGGCGATGAAACCGGCGCGTGTGGTCATGGTGGCTGTCTTGGTCCGATGGTGAAGGCGCTCCCTTAGCGGGTTTCGCGCCGTCCCGCCATAGCACAAAGGCCGAAACCCGTCCCCGCCGGAACGGGCGGTGCGTTAATCCCGGCGCGTTAAGGTTTTGTTGTGGTGAGTCCCGGCCGGTTCGGGGGGCTGAACCGGCCGGTTGTTAACCTGTTCGCCGGGGCGACGAATCGCGAACATGGCCGTTTTGCGGATCTGGCCGGGAAAACGGGCGGGTCGGTCGACTTGTTCGAACTTTCCGGTTCACGACTTCGCGAGCGGAGCGGTTTTGCGGCGCCGTCCGTCCCGGATCAGCGAATAGGTTCCGGCGCCGACGATCAGCGCGGCCCCGGCCAGGGTCAGTGTGTCGGGCCGTTCGCCGAAGATCGAATAGGCGAGGATCAGCGCCACGATCAGCCGGAAGTACCGGAAGGGGGCCACGACCGAGACCTCTCCGGTGCGCATGGCGAAGGTGATGGCGGTGTAGCCGATCACCCCGGCGATGGCGGTGCCGCAGAGCAGCGTGGCGGCCTGCGGCGAGGGCAGCGCGGGTGCGCCCGGCTCGAACGCCACGATGACCAGCCCGGCGAAGGTGACGACGGCAAAGCCCAGCACCCCCAGTTGCGCGGCATGAACGTGCATCGGCGCGGTGCGGGTGGCGAGGTCGCGCCCGGCGAATCCGATCATCCCGAGGATCGCGAGGATGGCGTTGGGCTGGAAGGCGTCGGGGGTCGGACGCACGATCAGCAACACCCCGGCAAAGCCCACGGCCATGGCGGCCCAGCGGCGCGGCCCAATCTTTTCGCCCAGGATCAGCCCGGCGCCCAGCATCACCACAAGTGGTGCGGCCTGCAGGATGGCGGAGGTGGTCGAGAGCGGCGTGTAGGCCAGCGAGAGCGCAAAGAACAATCGCCCGACGATCTCGAAGGCGGTGCGGATCAAGAGGCGCGGTTTGAGGTATTCGGCGGTCCAGACCGGCACGCCCTGCTGCCTGGCGTAGAGCGCATAGAGCGCCATGGCCAGCAGCCCGAACTGAACGGTCGCCACACCTGCGCTGACCCCGCCGGTACGGGTCGCCGCCTTGAAGAACGCATCCTCGATCCCGAAGCCCAGCATCGAGAGCATCATCCAGAGGGCGCCGCGGAGGTTGTCGGTCATGGGGGTCTTCTGCGCGAAAGGGACGGCCCTTTGTCTTGCACATGGGCGGCACCGAAGGGAAGGGCGGTCGTCCAGGGGGCCGTCGACCCCGTACAGCGTTCCGTGTCGCGGTGCGAACGGGCCTGTCGGGGAGATGGTTTCAGGGAATTGGCCGTGACCGATCAGGGTGACCGCTCAGGACAACGTGTCCAGCAGGGCGCGGGCGGCGGCCTGTTCGGCCTGGCGCTTGTTGCCGGCGGTGGCGCGGGCGGTTTCGCCGGTGGCGAGGCGGGCCTCGATGGTGAAGACGGGGGCGTGGTCGGGGCCGGAGCGTTCGACCTCGGTGTAGGAGGGCGGGGTCATGCCGCGGCCCTGCGCCCATTCCTGCAGCGTGGTCTTGGCGTCCTTGGCGTCTTCCTCGACGCTGGCGATCAGCGGGGCCCAGAGCCGCAGGATCATGTCCTGCGCCACGTCGAAACCGCCGTCGAGGTAGACCGCCGCGATCACCGCCTCCATCGCGTCGCCCAGCAGCGCCTGCTTGCGGCGGCCGCCGGACATTTGCTCGGACCGGCCGAGCTTCAGCGCGTCGCCGACGCCGATGGTGCGCGCGACCTCGGCGCAGGTTTCCTTGCGCACCAGCGCGTTGAAGCGCGGCGCCAGCAGCCCTTCGGAGGCGTTGCGGTCGTGGGCCAGCAGCGCCTCTGCCATCACGAGTCCGAGCACGCGGTCGCCAAGGAATTCCAGCCGCTGGTTGTCCTCGCGTCCGGGGCCGGACATGGAGGCGTGGGTGACGGCGCGCCGCAGGAGGGCCTTGTCCCGGAACGTGTGGCCGAGCTTGTCCTCAAGCGCCTTGATCTCTGCCGATACCTTCATTCGATCCTCCGCATCACCCGGCCGCCGATGCCACGGTTGTTGAACAGCACGATCCGCGCCCGGCCGGTGATGGCGCGATAGGGCACGGCACCGGGGCCGCCGGACCGGCGCGGCACACGGCTGTCGAGAGAATTGTCGCGGTTGTCGCCCAGAACGAAGACATGCCCCCCGGGTACGACAAAGGGGGGCAGGTCGTCCATGGTCTTCGCGTCGATGTCGAGCACGGTGACGGTTCGGCCATCGGGAAGGTTTTCCGTCTCGCGGCGCTTCTGGCAGGGCGCGCCCGGGGGCACGGGCGCGTTGACGCAGCGCGGGGCGGCCGTGGACAGCGGTGCCTCGGCGGGTTCGGTGAAGAGGCCGTCGGGCGCGTGCGGCAGGCGCGTGCCGTCGATCACGGGCACGCCTTTCTGAAAGGCGACGGTCTCTCCGGGGAGGGCGATGACCCGTTTGACGAAGGGGATGCCGGTGTCGGGGTGGGAGAAGATGATGACGTCGCCGCGTTCGGGGCGGCCCAGTCCGGGCGTGGCGAGGATGTAGTCGCCGGGCAGGAGCGCGGGCTTCATGCTGCCGGCGGGGATCGCGTAGGGCTCCCACAGGGCGCGGCTGGCCACGAGGAGCGCGAGCACGACGACGGCGGCGCGGGCGGTGCGGCTGAAGTCGGGTGAGGCCTTGGTCGGTTCGGGACGGCGCAGGGCGAGGAACAGCGCGAAGACCAGCGAGACGAAGGGCACCATCAGCAGCCACAGCCACCAGCCGGAGGCGCCGATGTCGCGCAGGCGGCGGCGGGCATGGCCCACGGCCAGCAGCATCGACAGGGCGGCGGCCATCCAAAGCACGGCGTGCAGAGGGCCGAAGCCGTCGACGCCCTGTGCCAGGAAGGACAGCGCCAGCCAGAGGGCCGACGCGAAGGCCACCCGGGCACGCCCGGTCAGGCCGCTCCAGTCCAGCCCGTCGCGGACGAAGCCCATGGGATCAC is a genomic window containing:
- the rnc gene encoding ribonuclease III — protein: MKVSAEIKALEDKLGHTFRDKALLRRAVTHASMSGPGREDNQRLEFLGDRVLGLVMAEALLAHDRNASEGLLAPRFNALVRKETCAEVARTIGVGDALKLGRSEQMSGGRRKQALLGDAMEAVIAAVYLDGGFDVAQDMILRLWAPLIASVEEDAKDAKTTLQEWAQGRGMTPPSYTEVERSGPDHAPVFTIEARLATGETARATAGNKRQAEQAAARALLDTLS
- a CDS encoding molybdenum cofactor biosynthesis protein MoaE; the protein is MRIVVQDAPFDFGAEAAGFAAGRHDMGAIVTFTGVVRDVDGGLNAMEIEHYPGMTEKALEKIAAEAMDRWSLGDALVIHRYGRMEAGEQIMMVATAARHRKDAFEAAEYLMDYLKSRAPFWKKEFVGDETGWVAARDEDEAALDRW
- the bfr gene encoding bacterioferritin; this encodes MKGDEKVIEYLNAALRSELTAVSQYWLHYRLQEDWGFGRVAAKSRAESIEEMHHADKLIDRIIFLGGHPNLQKLDPLRIGETLRETLEADLAGEYDARTLYIEARQHCDSVGDYVSKNLFEELIADEEGHIDFLETQLDLEKTLGATAYGQLNAKPTDDI
- the lepB gene encoding signal peptidase I, whose protein sequence is MGFVRDGLDWSGLTGRARVAFASALWLALSFLAQGVDGFGPLHAVLWMAAALSMLLAVGHARRRLRDIGASGWWLWLLMVPFVSLVFALFLALRRPEPTKASPDFSRTARAAVVVLALLVASRALWEPYAIPAGSMKPALLPGDYILATPGLGRPERGDVIIFSHPDTGIPFVKRVIALPGETVAFQKGVPVIDGTRLPHAPDGLFTEPAEAPLSTAAPRCVNAPVPPGAPCQKRRETENLPDGRTVTVLDIDAKTMDDLPPFVVPGGHVFVLGDNRDNSLDSRVPRRSGGPGAVPYRAITGRARIVLFNNRGIGGRVMRRIE
- the recO gene encoding DNA repair protein RecO, producing MEWRDTGILLATRRHGETSLILDVFTPERGRHSGVLRGGTSRKMAPHLQPGAQLDLSWRARLEDHMGAFTVEPQRSRAAQALGDRLALAGLNAVVALLRFCLPERVPHPDLYTFSEQLLDLLDQPDLWPLAYLRWEMALLEEMGFALDLSCCAVTGRTEGLVYVSPKSGRAVTAEGAGNWVHHLLPLPEVMLGRGAADNPEVATALGTTGYFLEHRLAPQMGDKPVPEARARLIERIRQRG
- the moaD gene encoding molybdopterin converting factor subunit 1, producing MQVLYFAWVRERIGLAKETVDTGAATVMDLVTELRAREERYAAAFEDISALRVAVDQELTEFDAPLAGVREVAFFPPMTGG
- a CDS encoding DUF1491 family protein, encoding MTRLTARFWVDAYLARLRLHDIPAFVVAHGDDTAGAVLVKLSTLDGKARAFTRGFDLATGERVWSDLAGGDEREVDAAISRQRGFDPDLWVIEVEDRAGRHLLDQDGLA
- a CDS encoding calcium-binding protein, yielding MLTALIATLLGTMTLAAVAQPGDLTEGDDTPDLPLDQPDAASGDIVQAGLWSDQVDGTAQDDWLAGGRSCDTLEGHEGNDTLYGERGRDLLEGGTGNDFLNGNAWHDALDGGAGDDTLLGDTGKDTLLGGEGDDEMSGGEWDDLLIGGAGSDAMTGDGGDDLMYAHVPGPSGDDMTARAFHESLEHVFDHRAEFDALSEQDQQAAAETLFDEMLQRYPGAPAGADGADTLDGGAGDDTLHAGDGDEMIGGAGDDDFVVSDWTAQSGGTGALIDDFGLGDDELIVEYDASTGAAAPEIAVTTFANGDQVVTADGLTVATLLSPAQMLDASDVLVVGVMV
- a CDS encoding FadR/GntR family transcriptional regulator, whose protein sequence is MPFEKVQPEKLAATVVRQIEKLILRGILRPGERLPSERELSEKLGVSRPSLREAVAELHARGLLESRAGAGIFVTDVLGSAFSEALVGLFANHDEAVFDYLSFRRDMEGLAAQRAAENGTETDLKVIDELMTKMEAAHGKRNPAEEARLDADFHLAIIEASHNVIMLHMMRSMYQLLREGVFYNRQIMFKQRTTRESLLEQHRAINAALQIRDAEAARAAVEQHLDYVEAALTADRKAERNELIARQRLERETSR
- the pgsA gene encoding CDP-diacylglycerol--glycerol-3-phosphate 3-phosphatidyltransferase; the protein is MKWTLPNILTALRLLAAPGVALMFLYFARPLADWLALILFLGAAITDFFDGHLARAWSQETKIGAMLDPIADKAMVVIALMVIVGYSSWTPWLVLPATVILFREVFVSGLREFLGDVSGTLKVTKLAKWKTTVQMVAIAVLFSQGVFEHYVVMSSMGMNDEIVGNILDGTAEDLMGLRWKQHGMVWSGLAGIALLWLAAALTLITGLDYFRKAIPHLKEET
- the era gene encoding GTPase Era; the protein is MTTRAGFIALIGEPNAGKSTLTNRMVGAKVSIVTHKVQTTRARIRGVAMEGDSQLIFVDTPGLFQPRRRLDRAMVAAAWGGAADADIVVLLVEAHRGKTPGVDRILEGLAELPRGRRVALAINKIDRVKAEELLALSQELNEIHAFEKTFMISAERGYGVDDLREWLAAEVPEGPWLYPEDQIADLPMRMIAAEMTREKLTLRLHQELPYQLTVETEHWTEREDGTARIDQVIYVARDGHKGIVLGHKGETIKAISKAAREELTEFLGRKVHLFLQVKVRENWLEEAERYSEMGLDFKDGNS
- a CDS encoding DMT family transporter, which translates into the protein MTDNLRGALWMMLSMLGFGIEDAFFKAATRTGGVSAGVATVQFGLLAMALYALYARQQGVPVWTAEYLKPRLLIRTAFEIVGRLFFALSLAYTPLSTTSAILQAAPLVVMLGAGLILGEKIGPRRWAAMAVGFAGVLLIVRPTPDAFQPNAILAILGMIGFAGRDLATRTAPMHVHAAQLGVLGFAVVTFAGLVIVAFEPGAPALPSPQAATLLCGTAIAGVIGYTAITFAMRTGEVSVVAPFRYFRLIVALILAYSIFGERPDTLTLAGAALIVGAGTYSLIRDGRRRKTAPLAKS